In bacterium, a single genomic region encodes these proteins:
- a CDS encoding hydrogenase iron-sulfur subunit, protein MEKTEKPEPSGKWEPRIVAFVCNWCTYLGMDLAGTSRMKYQANVRVIKLPCSARIDPLFIIKAFENGADGVLVSGCHPGDCHYSTGNYHARRRWTVFRELFTFLGLDLNRLQFSWVSAAEGVKWVKVINEVTDKVRELGPHTDYHNLSR, encoded by the coding sequence CTGGAGAAGACGGAAAAACCCGAACCCTCCGGGAAGTGGGAGCCGCGCATCGTCGCCTTCGTCTGCAACTGGTGCACCTACCTGGGCATGGACCTGGCGGGCACCAGCCGCATGAAGTACCAGGCGAACGTCCGCGTCATCAAGCTGCCGTGCTCGGCGCGCATAGACCCGCTCTTCATCATCAAGGCCTTCGAGAACGGGGCCGACGGCGTCCTGGTCTCGGGCTGCCACCCCGGCGACTGCCACTACAGCACGGGGAATTACCACGCCCGGCGGCGCTGGACCGTCTTCCGCGAACTCTTCACCTTCCTCGGCCTGGACCTGAATAGGCTCCAGTTCTCCTGGGTCTCGGCGGCCGAGGGCGTCAAGTGGGTCAAGGTCATCAACGAAGTGACGGACAAGGTGCGGGAGCTTGGGCCGCACACCGACTACCACAACCTCTCCAGGTAA